From Variovorax sp. PMC12, the proteins below share one genomic window:
- a CDS encoding acyl-CoA synthetase, producing the protein MFLTQPLHKGLREKGKATAVVCGGTRLDFAGFTDRVARLGAVLRQLGMQPGDRVGMMSLNSHRFVEYFFGTWWGGGVINPVNIRWNPKEVAYSLDDCDTRILLVDDVFAPMAAELRRLSRSLRTVVYCGDGAVPEGMVGYEALLAAADPAEDAPHGSDELAAVMYTGGTTGQPKGVMLTHGSLCINALGTVAALPRDTQDAAAIVAAPMFHVAGCGVALQSLMRLVPVHVVPVFDELAVLQTLQSARITEMFLVPTMIKRVIEHPRFAEFDLSSLRLLSYGAAPIDAALLDQAMRAFPGTAFAQVYGMTELSPVVTALPPYCHAPGPDRERLLRSAGTPISIAELRIVDGDDNEVPFGQVGEIVARGPMVMKGYWNKPRETEAALRGGWMHTGDGGYMDEEGFVFVVDRMKDMIVSGGENVYSAEVENAIAQLPQVLMSAVISVPDDKWGERVHAVIVRREGMALEAEAVIAHCREQIAGYKCPRSVEFRDALPLSAAGKLQKFQLREPFWAGRSRRVG; encoded by the coding sequence CTGCGCGAAAAAGGCAAGGCCACCGCCGTGGTCTGCGGCGGCACGCGGCTCGACTTCGCCGGGTTCACCGACCGCGTCGCGCGCCTCGGCGCGGTGCTGCGGCAGCTCGGCATGCAGCCGGGCGACCGGGTCGGCATGATGAGCCTCAACTCGCACCGCTTCGTCGAATACTTCTTCGGCACCTGGTGGGGCGGCGGCGTCATCAACCCGGTCAACATCCGCTGGAACCCCAAGGAAGTGGCGTACTCGCTCGACGACTGCGACACCCGCATCCTGCTGGTGGACGACGTCTTCGCGCCCATGGCCGCCGAGCTGCGCCGGCTCTCCCGCTCGCTGCGCACCGTGGTCTATTGCGGCGACGGCGCGGTGCCCGAAGGCATGGTCGGCTACGAGGCGCTGCTCGCCGCCGCCGACCCCGCCGAAGATGCCCCGCACGGCAGCGACGAGCTGGCCGCCGTCATGTACACCGGCGGCACCACCGGCCAGCCCAAGGGCGTGATGCTCACGCACGGCAGCCTGTGCATCAACGCGCTGGGCACGGTGGCCGCGCTGCCGCGCGACACGCAGGACGCCGCGGCCATCGTCGCGGCGCCCATGTTCCACGTGGCCGGCTGCGGCGTGGCGCTGCAGAGCCTGATGCGGCTGGTGCCGGTGCACGTGGTGCCGGTGTTCGACGAGCTGGCGGTGCTGCAGACGCTGCAGTCGGCGCGCATCACCGAGATGTTCCTGGTGCCCACCATGATCAAGCGCGTGATCGAGCATCCGCGCTTCGCGGAGTTCGACCTTTCCAGCCTGCGCCTGCTGTCGTACGGTGCGGCGCCCATCGACGCGGCGCTGCTCGACCAGGCCATGCGCGCGTTTCCGGGCACCGCGTTCGCGCAGGTCTACGGCATGACGGAGCTGTCGCCGGTGGTTACTGCGCTGCCGCCGTATTGCCACGCGCCGGGGCCGGATCGCGAGCGCCTGCTGCGCTCGGCCGGCACGCCCATCTCCATTGCCGAGCTGCGCATCGTCGACGGCGACGACAACGAAGTGCCCTTCGGCCAGGTCGGCGAGATCGTCGCGCGCGGGCCGATGGTCATGAAGGGCTACTGGAACAAGCCGAGGGAAACCGAGGCCGCGCTGCGCGGCGGCTGGATGCACACCGGCGACGGCGGCTACATGGACGAGGAAGGCTTCGTCTTCGTGGTCGACCGCATGAAGGACATGATCGTGAGCGGCGGCGAGAACGTGTATTCGGCCGAGGTCGAGAACGCCATCGCCCAGCTCCCGCAGGTGCTGATGTCCGCCGTGATCAGCGTGCCCGACGACAAGTGGGGCGAGCGCGTGCACGCGGTGATCGTGCGCCGGGAAGGCATGGCGCTGGAGGCGGAGGCCGTCATCGCGCATTGCCGTGAGCAGATCGCCGGCTACAAGTGTCCGCGCAGCGTGGAGTTCCGCGACGCGCTGCCGCTGTCGGCCGCGGGCAAGCTGCAGAAGTTCCAGCTGCGCGAGCCCTTCTGGGCCGGCAGGAGCCGCCGCGTCGGCTGA
- a CDS encoding acyl-CoA dehydrogenase family protein, whose protein sequence is MPIDFRRSWSDEDLELYRDNVVRFIETEVLPHDEEARKRGHVGHEVWRKAGALGLLCADIPEAYGGAGGDFRHEAVFYEEMSRRALTGMATSVHAIVAHYFLNHGTEEQKRHYLPRMARGEMVGAIAMTEPGAGSDLQGVRTRAEKDGGGFRINGSKTFITNGYLAGVVLVVCKTDPAQGAKGTSILIVETEGCKGFRVGRVLDKIGMKAQDTSELFFDDVRVPVDALLGGVEGQGFFQLMSDLPYERTIIGLSALATMEGAYEATLDYVRDRKAFGKPIAEFQNTKFKLAEIATQIKVGRAFIDRCVEDLVAGRLDTATASMAKLWGSEAQGRVIDECLQLFGGYGFMNEYMVARMYADARVQRIYGGTNEIMKEVISRAL, encoded by the coding sequence ATGCCCATCGATTTCCGCCGTTCCTGGAGCGACGAAGACCTCGAGCTGTACCGCGACAACGTGGTGCGCTTCATCGAGACCGAAGTGCTTCCGCACGACGAGGAAGCCCGCAAGCGCGGCCACGTCGGCCACGAGGTCTGGCGCAAGGCCGGCGCGCTCGGCCTGCTGTGCGCCGACATCCCCGAGGCGTACGGCGGCGCGGGCGGCGACTTCCGCCACGAGGCCGTGTTCTACGAAGAGATGTCGCGCCGCGCGCTCACCGGCATGGCCACGTCGGTGCATGCCATCGTGGCGCACTACTTCCTCAACCACGGCACGGAAGAGCAGAAGCGCCACTACCTGCCGCGCATGGCGCGCGGCGAGATGGTCGGCGCCATCGCCATGACCGAGCCCGGCGCCGGCTCCGACCTGCAGGGCGTGCGCACGCGCGCCGAGAAGGACGGCGGCGGCTTTCGCATCAACGGCTCGAAGACCTTCATCACCAACGGCTACCTGGCCGGCGTGGTGCTGGTGGTGTGCAAGACCGACCCGGCCCAGGGCGCCAAGGGCACCTCGATCCTCATCGTCGAGACCGAAGGCTGCAAGGGCTTTCGCGTGGGCCGCGTGCTCGACAAGATCGGCATGAAGGCGCAGGACACCTCCGAGCTTTTCTTCGACGACGTGCGCGTGCCGGTCGATGCGCTGCTGGGCGGCGTGGAAGGGCAGGGCTTCTTCCAGCTGATGAGCGACCTGCCGTACGAGCGCACCATCATCGGCCTGAGCGCGCTCGCCACCATGGAGGGCGCCTACGAGGCCACGCTCGACTACGTGCGCGACCGCAAGGCCTTCGGCAAGCCGATCGCCGAGTTCCAGAACACCAAGTTCAAGCTGGCCGAGATCGCGACGCAGATCAAGGTGGGCCGCGCCTTCATCGACCGCTGCGTGGAAGACCTGGTGGCCGGCAGGCTCGACACCGCCACCGCGTCGATGGCCAAGCTCTGGGGCTCGGAAGCGCAGGGCCGTGTGATCGACGAGTGCCTGCAGCTGTTCGGCGGCTACGGCTTCATGAACGAATACATGGTGGCGCGCATGTACGCCGATGCCCGCGTGCAGCGCATCTACGGCGGCACCAACGAGATCATGAAGGAGGTGATTTCGCGGGCGCTGTGA
- a CDS encoding AP2 domain-containing protein, whose protein sequence is MPKGIPNPAAMYGICIRPWGFEVSIVRNGVRHYRQFGKASYGGEAQALLQAQDWRDAIVRSVPPPTRRERAQKLRANNSTGVPGVFHQISAGGQVRAWMAKTYIGQGEILRTDFIVDHLGDAAQALAIRERERQLERMQGLVRLHPAEEAIRMGLATHAPAPRAAKRSKSEITRRNNTSGVSGVHFKTPNASHPGYWLAITYTTGKGSVSKAFSVKEHGYDMAKRLAIAERANQLAAKLGQDR, encoded by the coding sequence AAGTCTCTATCGTGCGCAACGGCGTACGCCACTACAGGCAGTTCGGCAAGGCCAGCTACGGCGGCGAGGCGCAGGCGCTGCTGCAGGCGCAGGACTGGCGCGACGCCATCGTGCGCAGCGTGCCGCCGCCCACGCGGCGCGAGCGCGCGCAAAAGCTCAGGGCGAACAACAGCACCGGCGTGCCGGGCGTGTTCCACCAGATATCCGCCGGCGGCCAGGTGCGGGCCTGGATGGCCAAGACCTACATCGGACAGGGCGAGATCCTTCGCACCGACTTCATCGTCGACCACCTGGGCGACGCGGCCCAGGCGCTGGCCATCCGCGAGCGCGAGCGGCAGCTCGAACGCATGCAGGGGCTGGTGCGGCTGCACCCGGCCGAGGAAGCGATTCGCATGGGCCTCGCGACCCATGCGCCAGCGCCCCGCGCGGCCAAGCGCTCGAAGTCGGAGATCACCCGGCGCAACAACACCAGCGGCGTGAGCGGCGTGCATTTCAAGACGCCCAACGCCAGCCATCCCGGTTATTGGCTGGCCATCACCTACACCACCGGCAAGGGCAGCGTGAGCAAGGCTTTTTCGGTGAAGGAACACGGCTACGACATGGCCAAGCGCCTGGCGATCGCCGAACGCGCGAATCAACTCGCCGCGAAGCTGGGCCAGGACCGCTGA